From the Opitutus sp. ER46 genome, one window contains:
- a CDS encoding dihydrofolate reductase family protein — MKTQYFTASSLDGYIATEDDSIDWLFPLGDINATSYPAFFAQVGALAMGSSTYEWMLRHTQAVADQTGSAWPYPQPTWVFSRRPLPAIPDATLHFVQGDVRPVHAAMRAAAGDKNLWIVGGGDLAGQFHDAGLLDEIIVQVASVTLGRGKPLFPRRLTTPPLILTSARQVGPGLAELHYQVPAVPPRSTPRS; from the coding sequence ATGAAAACCCAATACTTCACCGCCAGCAGCCTCGACGGATACATCGCCACCGAGGACGATTCGATCGACTGGCTGTTCCCGCTGGGCGATATCAACGCCACCAGCTATCCGGCCTTCTTCGCGCAGGTGGGCGCGCTGGCCATGGGCTCCTCGACCTACGAGTGGATGCTCCGCCACACCCAGGCGGTCGCCGACCAGACCGGTTCCGCGTGGCCCTACCCCCAGCCGACCTGGGTGTTCTCCCGGCGCCCCCTGCCCGCGATCCCCGACGCCACGCTGCACTTCGTCCAAGGCGACGTCCGGCCCGTGCACGCGGCCATGCGCGCCGCCGCCGGCGACAAGAACCTCTGGATCGTCGGCGGTGGCGACCTCGCCGGCCAGTTCCACGACGCCGGACTGCTCGACGAAATCATCGTGCAAGTCGCGTCCGTCACCCTCGGCCGCGGCAAACCCCTCTTCCCCCGCCGCCTCACAACGCCTCCGCTCATCCTCACCTCCGCCCGCCAAGTCGGCCCCGGCCTCGCCGAGCTGCACTACCAAGTGCCCGCCGTGCCACCGCGTTCTACGCCGCGGTCTTGA
- a CDS encoding alpha-L-rhamnosidase: MKTARGLLVTHLRCEYLVDPLGIDERTPRLSWELESDRRGARQVAYRVRVASTPEKLAAGQPDRWDSGRVETGQTTHVEYAGKPLGSRDTCHWSVEVWDETGATSTSATARWTMGLLDPREWTASWVAADPEIFRRDPQATIPTLTEPGTPVLFRKEFEITTPVRRATVYATARGVFELRLGGRRIGDDLFAPEWTDYDKRIHYRTYDVTELVRAGPNVLAATLGDGWWTGYVGWQETRARYDNLENSICVQLELELQDGGRVVVGTDASWRCDTGPILSSDFQMGETYDARRERVGWTFAGPLAAAMSESPWPWLPAKVVAPPAAVLVAQRSEPVRVIESFVPVAMHEQTPGVFIFDLGQNIAGFVQLRLANVTAGTRVTLRHGERLNPDGSLYTENLRRAKSTDVYVTRGGLEEVWTPHFTFHGFQYVEVTGLAAIGVNNLTGCAISSATAPVGQFECSNPEVNRLWLNGVWSQRDNFISVPTDCPQRDERLGWMGDAQVFLRTATCNQDVAAFFTKWMTDVEDAQTTDGIFPDVAPRPREDVRFVGLDGLGGGAGWADAGVIVPWTMWRVYGDHRIIQRHWRAMVAWLDWVERKNPRGIREHELGNNYGDWLCIPTDTSFRTQSPMKTFLATAYWADDAVKLARMARVIGREEDARRFDAMAARVRQAFQAEYVRADGQLTVETQTAYVLALTFDLLPPEMRRRAAERLVANIRDLGWHLSTGFIGVSHLNPTLTLAGHADVAYRLLLQDTFPSWLYPVKHGATTIWERWNGWTREDGFFNPQMNSFNHYSLGSIGEWLFRHVAGIELDPEVPGYERFVLRPYVNPVLAHARASYRTMHGEIVSEWKLDGWRLTWNVRIPANTLARVVFPSPPGAGVTENNAPLETSPGISDVRRDGDTLTCLAAGGSYAFETVVPAS; this comes from the coding sequence ATGAAGACCGCACGCGGCCTCCTCGTCACCCATCTCCGTTGTGAATACCTCGTCGATCCCCTTGGGATCGATGAGCGGACGCCCCGCCTGAGCTGGGAACTGGAAAGCGACCGGCGCGGTGCGCGGCAGGTCGCCTACCGGGTGCGGGTGGCCTCGACGCCCGAGAAGCTCGCGGCGGGTCAGCCGGATCGCTGGGACAGCGGCCGCGTGGAGACCGGTCAGACCACGCACGTCGAGTACGCCGGCAAGCCGCTGGGCTCGCGTGACACCTGCCATTGGTCGGTCGAGGTCTGGGACGAGACGGGCGCAACCAGCACGTCGGCCACGGCGCGCTGGACGATGGGCCTGCTGGACCCGCGGGAATGGACGGCGAGCTGGGTGGCGGCGGATCCGGAGATCTTCCGGCGCGATCCGCAGGCGACCATCCCGACGCTGACCGAGCCGGGGACGCCAGTGCTGTTTCGCAAGGAGTTCGAGATCACGACGCCCGTCCGCCGGGCGACGGTGTACGCGACGGCGCGCGGCGTGTTTGAACTGCGTCTCGGCGGCCGCCGGATCGGCGATGACCTCTTTGCGCCCGAGTGGACCGACTACGACAAGCGGATCCACTACCGTACCTACGACGTAACGGAGCTCGTGCGTGCCGGTCCCAACGTGCTCGCGGCCACGCTCGGGGACGGTTGGTGGACAGGCTATGTCGGCTGGCAGGAAACGCGCGCGCGGTATGACAACCTCGAGAACAGTATCTGCGTGCAGCTCGAGCTGGAGTTGCAGGACGGCGGCCGCGTGGTGGTCGGCACGGATGCGTCGTGGCGGTGCGACACCGGCCCGATCCTCAGTTCGGACTTTCAAATGGGCGAGACGTACGACGCGCGCCGCGAGCGCGTCGGCTGGACCTTCGCCGGCCCGCTGGCGGCCGCGATGAGCGAGTCACCCTGGCCGTGGCTGCCGGCCAAGGTCGTGGCGCCGCCGGCCGCGGTGCTGGTGGCGCAGCGTTCGGAACCGGTGCGCGTAATCGAAAGCTTCGTGCCGGTGGCGATGCACGAGCAGACGCCGGGCGTCTTCATCTTCGATCTCGGCCAGAACATCGCGGGCTTCGTGCAACTTCGCCTGGCCAACGTCACCGCGGGCACCCGCGTGACCCTGCGGCATGGCGAGCGGCTGAATCCGGACGGCTCGCTCTACACCGAGAACCTCCGGCGTGCGAAGTCGACCGACGTGTACGTGACCCGCGGCGGGTTGGAAGAGGTCTGGACGCCGCATTTCACGTTCCACGGCTTCCAGTACGTCGAGGTGACCGGTCTCGCGGCGATCGGCGTGAACAACCTTACTGGCTGCGCAATCAGCTCGGCGACGGCGCCGGTGGGGCAGTTCGAATGCTCGAACCCCGAGGTGAACCGCCTCTGGCTCAACGGCGTGTGGTCGCAGCGCGACAACTTCATCTCCGTGCCGACCGACTGTCCGCAGCGCGACGAGCGCCTCGGCTGGATGGGCGACGCGCAGGTGTTTCTGCGCACCGCGACCTGCAACCAGGACGTCGCCGCCTTCTTCACCAAGTGGATGACCGACGTGGAGGACGCGCAGACGACCGACGGCATCTTCCCGGACGTGGCGCCGCGTCCCCGCGAGGACGTGCGGTTTGTCGGTCTCGACGGCCTCGGCGGCGGGGCAGGGTGGGCGGACGCCGGCGTGATCGTGCCGTGGACCATGTGGCGCGTGTACGGCGACCACCGCATCATCCAGCGGCACTGGCGCGCGATGGTGGCGTGGCTCGACTGGGTCGAGCGGAAGAATCCGCGCGGCATCCGCGAGCACGAACTCGGCAACAACTATGGGGACTGGCTGTGCATTCCAACCGACACGAGTTTTCGCACGCAGTCGCCGATGAAGACCTTTCTCGCCACGGCCTACTGGGCTGATGACGCGGTGAAGCTGGCGCGCATGGCACGGGTGATCGGGCGCGAGGAAGATGCCCGGCGCTTCGATGCGATGGCCGCGCGGGTGCGCCAGGCCTTCCAGGCGGAGTACGTGCGCGCCGACGGCCAACTCACGGTGGAGACCCAGACGGCCTACGTCCTGGCGCTCACGTTTGATCTGCTGCCGCCGGAGATGCGGCGCCGCGCGGCCGAGCGTCTCGTCGCGAACATCCGCGACCTCGGTTGGCATCTCAGCACCGGGTTCATCGGCGTGAGCCACCTGAATCCCACGCTGACCCTCGCCGGCCACGCCGATGTGGCGTACCGGCTCCTTCTGCAGGACACGTTCCCCTCGTGGCTGTACCCGGTTAAGCACGGGGCGACGACCATCTGGGAACGGTGGAACGGCTGGACGCGCGAGGACGGGTTCTTCAACCCGCAGATGAACTCGTTCAACCACTACTCCCTCGGCTCGATCGGCGAGTGGCTCTTCCGCCACGTGGCCGGCATCGAGCTCGATCCGGAGGTGCCCGGGTACGAGCGCTTCGTCCTGCGCCCGTACGTGAACCCGGTGCTAGCCCACGCGCGCGCCTCGTACCGCACGATGCATGGCGAGATCGTGAGCGAGTGGAAGCTCGACGGCTGGCGACTCACCTGGAACGTGCGCATCCCGGCCAACACGCTGGCTCGCGTGGTGTTCCCGAGCCCGCCCGGCGCCGGCGTGACCGAGAACAACGCGCCGCTGGAGACCTCGCCGGGCATCTCCGATGTCCGCCGCGACGGCGACACCCTGACCTGCCTGGCGGCCGGCGGGAGCTACGCTTTCGAAACGGTCGTTCCCGCCTCCTGA
- a CDS encoding tetratricopeptide repeat protein, which produces MNGAPMGNAGEATRMSDRALWPLLLAPLLIAATLLAYANTLRSPMQFDDGASLMDNPTIRQLWPLSVPLSPPSGYGLTVEGRPLLNLSFAVNYAISGLDIRGFHITNLLIHALAGLALFGLIRRTLLTPTLRKRWGERAPVLALVGTVFWTLHPLQTESVTYVVQRAESLSGLWVLLCLYAFVRAAETPRTHRGWLGLSVVAALAGMATKEVAVIIPVLAFLYDRTFLAGSLRGAWTQRKGAHLALAATWLLLLALVLRSGSRGGTFNLADPHAWWRYGLTQLVALVRYVRLVVWPHPQVFDYGKFWVSAGAVVPHALALLLALVATGYALVRRPWLGFLGAWFFVALAPSSVLPGTIQMVVEHRMYLPLAAGAGLMVALVAWLPARVAPWIAGALAMALGLATYTRNAVYQTNVGLWEDTVAKRPGNARAVANLGSALYSDGQFARAETRLREALRMDATNPECHFNLGLTLMALKRPAEAAPAFAEAARLKPRLATAHLKHAVALNELGRHAEAMAALGRAIAEWPNYVEAHDNLGQLLLDDGRPAEALEHFRRALAEQPEYTLAGVHAGMALLRLDRTNEAIDLLRRALKRDPKLALAHFNLGVAYDAAGDHGAARAAYAESVRLDPEDGEARLNYGIALARAGELTLAQPELEAAVRLRPEAPEARLNYGIVLAELGRLADAVPQYETALRLRPAYVAAHYNYGNTLLRLGRVAEARLQFLRALALDGHFAPAQEMLARIDAADGAR; this is translated from the coding sequence ATGAACGGTGCGCCCATGGGCAACGCGGGCGAGGCGACTCGCATGAGTGATCGCGCGCTCTGGCCCCTGCTCCTGGCGCCGCTTCTGATCGCCGCGACCCTTCTCGCGTACGCGAACACGCTGCGCTCGCCGATGCAGTTCGATGACGGGGCGTCGCTGATGGATAACCCGACGATCCGGCAGCTCTGGCCGCTGTCAGTCCCATTGTCTCCGCCTTCAGGATACGGTCTGACGGTGGAAGGCCGGCCGCTGCTGAATCTCTCCTTTGCGGTGAACTACGCGATCAGCGGCCTGGATATCCGCGGGTTTCACATCACGAACCTCCTGATCCACGCGCTGGCGGGGCTGGCGCTGTTCGGGCTGATCCGCCGGACGCTCCTGACCCCGACCCTGCGGAAACGCTGGGGCGAACGGGCCCCAGTGCTCGCGCTCGTGGGCACGGTGTTCTGGACGCTGCACCCGCTGCAGACCGAATCCGTGACGTATGTGGTGCAGCGCGCGGAGTCGCTGAGCGGCCTGTGGGTGCTCCTGTGCCTCTATGCCTTTGTGCGGGCAGCGGAGACGCCCCGGACGCACCGCGGCTGGCTGGGACTCTCGGTGGTGGCGGCCCTGGCGGGCATGGCGACAAAGGAAGTCGCCGTGATCATCCCGGTGCTGGCGTTCCTGTACGATCGGACCTTTCTCGCCGGCTCGCTGCGCGGTGCATGGACCCAGCGCAAGGGGGCACACCTGGCGCTGGCGGCGACGTGGCTGCTGCTGCTCGCGCTCGTGCTGCGCTCAGGCAGCCGCGGCGGCACCTTCAATCTGGCTGACCCGCACGCATGGTGGCGGTACGGACTGACGCAGCTGGTGGCGTTGGTGCGGTATGTGCGCCTGGTGGTGTGGCCGCATCCGCAGGTTTTCGACTACGGCAAGTTCTGGGTCAGCGCCGGAGCGGTGGTACCGCACGCGCTGGCGCTGCTCCTGGCGCTGGTGGCGACGGGTTATGCCCTCGTGCGGCGTCCATGGCTCGGCTTCCTGGGCGCCTGGTTCTTCGTGGCGCTGGCGCCCTCGAGCGTCCTGCCCGGCACGATCCAGATGGTCGTGGAGCACCGGATGTACCTGCCGCTGGCGGCCGGCGCGGGACTCATGGTGGCGTTGGTGGCCTGGCTGCCGGCGCGCGTGGCGCCGTGGATCGCCGGCGCGCTGGCGATGGCGCTGGGGTTGGCGACCTACACGCGAAACGCGGTGTACCAGACCAACGTGGGACTCTGGGAGGACACGGTGGCGAAGCGCCCGGGGAACGCCCGCGCCGTCGCGAACCTGGGGAGTGCGCTCTACTCGGATGGGCAATTCGCGCGGGCCGAGACGCGGCTGCGGGAGGCGTTGCGGATGGATGCGACGAACCCGGAATGCCACTTCAACCTCGGACTCACGCTGATGGCGCTGAAACGGCCGGCGGAGGCGGCGCCGGCATTTGCGGAAGCGGCGCGGCTCAAACCCCGGCTGGCGACGGCGCATCTCAAGCATGCGGTGGCGCTGAACGAGCTGGGCCGGCATGCCGAGGCGATGGCAGCGCTGGGGCGCGCGATCGCGGAGTGGCCGAACTACGTGGAGGCGCACGACAACCTCGGGCAGTTGCTGCTGGATGACGGCCGGCCGGCGGAGGCCCTCGAGCATTTCCGGCGCGCGCTCGCGGAGCAGCCGGAATACACCCTCGCCGGCGTGCATGCCGGCATGGCGCTGCTGCGGCTCGATCGGACCAACGAGGCAATCGACCTCCTGCGCCGGGCGTTAAAAAGGGACCCGAAGCTGGCGCTGGCGCATTTCAATCTGGGCGTGGCATACGACGCGGCCGGTGATCACGGAGCCGCGCGTGCGGCGTACGCCGAGAGCGTGCGATTGGACCCCGAGGACGGCGAGGCGCGGCTCAACTACGGCATCGCGTTGGCGCGCGCCGGGGAACTCACGCTGGCGCAACCGGAGCTGGAGGCGGCGGTGCGGCTCCGGCCCGAAGCGCCCGAGGCGCGGCTGAACTACGGCATCGTGCTGGCGGAACTCGGCCGGCTGGCCGACGCGGTGCCTCAGTACGAGACGGCGCTGCGGTTGCGGCCCGCGTATGTTGCCGCGCACTACAATTACGGCAACACGCTGCTGCGGCTTGGGCGCGTGGCCGAGGCCCGCCTGCAGTTCTTGCGCGCGCTGGCGCTCGACGGGCACTTTGCCCCCGCCCAGGAAATGCTGGCTCGGATCGATGCCGCGGACGGCGCACGCTGA
- a CDS encoding beta-galactosidase translates to MPSLPDSSAHLPASPSGLTASRRQFVQFGLAAAGVLAFLPRRGLAAELLQSGELPDLGRLRPRHARDITASPLSIGFETLDRYQFDPTRTYAHLGKLGVKWARAQTGWARCESEKGKYDFRWLDEIVDGLRAEGIEAWFNLGYGNQLYTKDAPDVSAVGFAPIFTPEARAGWIAFVDALAAHFATRVKKWEIWNEPNGKKFWRPQQPDAAGYVELVKLTAPVIRKRIPDATLIGLAQFGCKMEYTQKALAAGLADHVDRISFHPYGALPERCESYVAQVRQLLGPKYGQVKLWQGECGAASDPATESGTNKQGQKWNEELQAKWLLRRILTDLRLEIEVTSYFTTVDLTKYNWGDGKSNHAQSFGVLRGKDYSPKPSYFAYQTLCTLIDADSHLNSSLEVRPAAMDEHFRSVGFTRQGKALFAYWSATEILDQVAPKQTSLRLQTPAGSTIENPVMVDPLTQRVYALKGRAADGALTLADMPLRDYPLIIADRSIVPV, encoded by the coding sequence ATGCCGTCCCTCCCCGACTCCTCCGCCCACCTGCCCGCTTCCCCGTCCGGCCTGACCGCCTCGCGCCGCCAGTTCGTCCAGTTCGGTCTCGCCGCCGCCGGCGTGCTCGCCTTCCTGCCGCGCCGCGGGCTCGCCGCCGAGTTGCTCCAGTCCGGCGAACTGCCCGACCTCGGCCGGCTCCGGCCGCGTCACGCGCGCGACATCACGGCTTCCCCGCTCTCCATCGGTTTCGAGACGCTCGACCGCTACCAGTTCGATCCGACGCGCACGTACGCGCATCTCGGCAAGCTCGGTGTGAAGTGGGCCCGCGCCCAAACCGGCTGGGCCCGCTGCGAGTCCGAAAAGGGCAAATACGACTTCCGCTGGCTCGACGAGATCGTCGACGGCCTCCGCGCCGAAGGCATCGAGGCGTGGTTCAATCTCGGTTACGGCAACCAGCTCTACACCAAGGACGCCCCCGATGTCTCCGCCGTGGGCTTCGCTCCGATCTTCACACCCGAGGCGCGCGCCGGCTGGATCGCCTTCGTCGACGCCCTCGCCGCTCACTTCGCCACCCGCGTCAAGAAGTGGGAGATCTGGAATGAGCCCAACGGGAAGAAATTCTGGCGGCCGCAACAGCCAGACGCGGCCGGCTACGTCGAGTTGGTCAAGCTCACCGCGCCGGTCATCCGCAAACGCATCCCGGACGCGACGCTCATCGGGCTCGCCCAGTTCGGCTGCAAGATGGAGTACACGCAGAAGGCCCTCGCGGCCGGCCTCGCCGACCACGTCGACCGGATTTCCTTCCACCCGTACGGCGCGCTGCCGGAACGCTGCGAGTCCTACGTTGCCCAGGTGCGCCAGCTCCTCGGCCCGAAGTACGGCCAGGTGAAACTCTGGCAGGGCGAGTGCGGCGCCGCGTCCGATCCCGCGACCGAGAGCGGCACGAACAAGCAGGGCCAGAAGTGGAACGAGGAACTGCAGGCCAAGTGGCTTCTGCGCCGCATCCTCACCGACCTCCGGCTCGAGATCGAGGTCACCTCCTACTTCACGACGGTCGACCTCACGAAGTACAACTGGGGCGACGGCAAATCCAACCACGCCCAGTCGTTCGGCGTGCTGCGCGGCAAGGACTACAGCCCAAAACCGTCGTACTTCGCGTATCAGACGCTGTGCACGCTCATCGACGCCGACTCGCACTTGAACTCGAGCCTGGAAGTGCGGCCCGCCGCGATGGACGAACATTTCCGTTCGGTCGGCTTCACACGCCAGGGCAAGGCCCTCTTCGCGTATTGGTCCGCCACCGAAATTCTCGACCAGGTGGCGCCGAAACAAACGTCGCTGCGGCTGCAGACGCCCGCGGGTTCGACAATCGAGAATCCTGTCATGGTCGATCCGCTCACGCAGCGCGTGTACGCGCTGAAAGGCCGTGCGGCCGATGGCGCTCTCACACTCGCCGACATGCCGTTGCGCGATTACCCGCTGATCATCGCCGATCGCAGCATCGTGCCTGTATGA
- a CDS encoding MFS transporter gives MSSAPSHSDVAGSSPAITRQQWKWSALAGMASYLDAGSIVALGAGMALFQKEFNLGDGAIGLLAAIGPNAIGCALGAMLGGWLGDKLGRKRIYQYDLMVYAVGILFIALAMNREMLFLGTAIIGLAVGADVPTSLALVGEFAPAKARGKLLGFTQVAWCLGPAIVLWLALALSSLGLLGIRIVFLHLFVVAIVTWALRQGLAESARWQEAARTASAVSRSMRSLFTGSNLRALVWTATIYTFWNLAAGTAGAFNSFLITTHNAGSQALGVGLPSAAFVTMMIVTVTVFMRYSDHSYRTRRLLWGIGAITQIFAYGLLIVVPFSIPAIVANIVLFAGGGALAGEAFYKVFSQELFPTMLRGTAQGLTFGIARVAVGVWSYFVPQLSHDGVGLLALLLTLFLMISGGVGFFFMPDTSGKSLEQIETERA, from the coding sequence ATGAGTTCAGCCCCGTCTCACTCCGACGTCGCCGGCAGCAGCCCCGCCATCACGCGTCAGCAATGGAAATGGTCGGCGCTTGCCGGCATGGCGTCGTACCTCGACGCCGGCTCGATCGTCGCCCTCGGCGCGGGCATGGCGCTCTTCCAAAAGGAGTTCAACCTCGGCGACGGCGCCATCGGCCTGCTCGCGGCGATCGGCCCGAATGCCATCGGTTGCGCGCTTGGCGCCATGCTTGGCGGCTGGCTGGGCGACAAACTCGGCCGCAAGCGGATCTACCAATACGACCTGATGGTGTACGCCGTGGGCATCCTGTTCATCGCCCTCGCGATGAACCGCGAGATGTTGTTCCTCGGCACTGCGATCATCGGCCTCGCCGTCGGCGCCGACGTCCCGACCTCGCTCGCACTCGTGGGTGAGTTCGCCCCGGCCAAGGCGCGCGGCAAACTCCTCGGCTTCACGCAGGTCGCGTGGTGCCTCGGGCCGGCGATCGTCCTCTGGCTCGCCCTCGCATTGTCCTCCCTCGGCCTCCTCGGCATCCGCATCGTCTTCCTCCACCTCTTCGTGGTCGCGATTGTGACTTGGGCGCTCCGCCAGGGGCTCGCGGAATCGGCCCGCTGGCAGGAAGCGGCGCGCACCGCCTCCGCCGTCTCGCGCAGCATGCGCAGCCTGTTCACCGGTTCGAATCTCCGCGCGCTGGTTTGGACCGCGACCATCTACACCTTCTGGAACCTGGCCGCCGGCACGGCGGGCGCGTTCAACTCGTTCCTCATCACGACCCACAACGCAGGCAGCCAGGCGCTCGGCGTCGGTCTGCCGAGCGCGGCCTTTGTCACGATGATGATCGTGACTGTCACCGTGTTCATGCGGTACTCCGACCACAGTTACCGCACCCGCCGCCTGCTCTGGGGCATCGGCGCCATCACGCAGATCTTCGCCTACGGGCTCCTGATCGTGGTGCCGTTCAGCATCCCCGCGATCGTGGCCAACATCGTGCTCTTCGCCGGCGGCGGTGCGCTGGCGGGCGAGGCGTTCTACAAGGTTTTCAGCCAGGAACTATTCCCGACGATGCTCCGCGGCACCGCGCAGGGCCTCACTTTCGGCATCGCGCGCGTCGCGGTCGGCGTCTGGAGCTACTTCGTACCGCAGCTCTCGCATGATGGCGTCGGGCTCCTCGCGCTGCTCCTGACGCTGTTCCTCATGATCAGCGGCGGCGTGGGCTTCTTCTTCATGCCAGATACGTCTGGCAAATCGCTCGAGCAGATCGAAACTGAGCGGGCCTAA